Proteins from one Flavobacteriales bacterium genomic window:
- a CDS encoding DCC1-like thiol-disulfide oxidoreductase family protein, protein MEANGPILLFDGVCNLCSGSVQFVLKRNKKENIRFASLQSEFGKKTLQASQLPVGYTSSLVLLENGKTYVKSDAALRLSKHMSGIWKVGSVFLVVPKFIRNAVYDLIAKYRYRWFGKLDVCWLPEPRWRERFLD, encoded by the coding sequence ATGGAAGCGAATGGGCCTATACTGCTGTTTGATGGCGTTTGCAATCTGTGTAGCGGTTCGGTTCAATTTGTTCTAAAAAGAAATAAGAAGGAAAACATCCGTTTTGCCTCGTTGCAATCGGAGTTCGGGAAGAAAACCCTGCAAGCTTCGCAACTTCCAGTCGGTTACACTTCAAGTCTTGTACTCCTTGAAAACGGCAAGACCTATGTGAAAAGTGACGCAGCTCTGCGCTTGTCAAAGCACATGAGCGGCATTTGGAAAGTCGGTTCGGTCTTCTTGGTTGTTCCGAAATTCATCCGAAACGCGGTTTACGATCTCATTGCCAAGTACCGCTACCGTTGGTTCGGAAAATTGGATGTCTGTTGGTTGCCTGAGCCGAGATGGCGCGAGAGGTTCTTGGATTGA
- a CDS encoding aspartyl protease family protein, with product MHLKSRNLGLKQVVYPNFGCRQFGHPVYMIEFPIPIRFIEIEKAGVHIAISGFVNGNLANILIDTGASQTVFDKNRIHLFSDQTEFEKAEKLSKGLGTDSMEGFKFSIRQFILGDLLLDDFEIVSLDLGHINASYRELGLNSIDMVLGGDFLRKYEASIRYGSAELWLTI from the coding sequence ATGCATTTAAAGTCTCGGAATCTGGGGCTTAAGCAAGTTGTTTATCCTAATTTTGGATGCCGACAGTTCGGTCACCCCGTTTATATGATTGAGTTCCCAATTCCCATCCGTTTTATTGAGATTGAAAAGGCCGGTGTTCACATCGCCATCAGCGGCTTTGTAAACGGAAACTTGGCCAATATTCTGATTGATACCGGAGCTTCTCAAACGGTTTTTGATAAGAATCGCATTCACCTTTTTTCTGATCAGACCGAGTTTGAGAAAGCCGAGAAGCTTTCGAAAGGTTTGGGAACCGACAGCATGGAGGGGTTTAAATTCAGCATCAGGCAGTTCATTCTTGGCGACCTGCTTTTGGATGATTTTGAAATCGTTTCCTTAGACCTCGGACACATCAACGCTTCCTACCGCGAGCTTGGCCTGAATTCCATAGACATGGTGCTTGGTGGTGATTTTTTAAGGAAATACGAAGCCAGCATCCGCTACGGTAGCGCGGAACTTTGGTTGACGATCTGA
- the mdh gene encoding malate dehydrogenase — protein MKVTVVGAGAVGASCAEYIAIKDFASEVVLVDIKEGFAEGKAMDLMQTATLNGFDTKITGVTNDYAKTAGSDVAVITSGIPRKPGMTREELIGINAGIVKTVATSLIKYSPDVIIIVVSNPMDTMTYLTHKATGLPKNRIIGMGGALDSARFKYRLSEALACPSSDVDGMVIGGHSDTGMIPLTRLAVRNGVPVSQFLSESALAEVSEATKVGGATLTRLLGTSAWYAPGAAVSSLVQSIACDQKKMFPCSVMLDGEYGLTDICIGAPAILGKNGIEKIVEIELNDAEKALMAESAAGVRATNDLLEGATA, from the coding sequence CTAGTTGACATCAAAGAAGGTTTTGCCGAAGGAAAGGCAATGGACCTCATGCAGACCGCTACCCTTAACGGGTTCGACACCAAGATCACTGGCGTTACCAACGATTATGCTAAAACAGCAGGAAGTGATGTTGCTGTTATCACCAGCGGCATTCCACGTAAACCAGGAATGACCAGAGAAGAATTGATCGGCATCAATGCAGGTATTGTGAAAACAGTGGCCACTAGCCTTATCAAGTATTCTCCAGATGTCATCATCATTGTGGTAAGTAACCCAATGGATACAATGACCTATTTGACACACAAAGCAACAGGTCTTCCAAAGAACCGGATCATCGGAATGGGTGGTGCATTGGACAGCGCTCGATTCAAATATCGTTTGAGCGAAGCCCTAGCTTGCCCATCTAGCGATGTGGACGGAATGGTTATCGGTGGACACAGCGACACAGGTATGATTCCTTTGACACGTTTGGCAGTTAGAAACGGTGTTCCGGTTTCTCAGTTCCTTTCAGAAAGTGCATTGGCAGAGGTTTCTGAGGCTACCAAAGTAGGCGGAGCAACCCTTACTCGATTGCTCGGAACAAGCGCATGGTACGCACCAGGAGCAGCTGTTTCTTCATTGGTTCAGTCAATTGCTTGCGATCAAAAGAAAATGTTCCCTTGTTCTGTAATGCTTGATGGCGAATACGGTCTGACAGACATTTGCATCGGTGCTCCAGCCATTCTTGGAAAGAACGGTATCGAAAAAATCGTTGAGATTGAATTGAATGATGCTGAGAAAGCGCTGATGGCAGAAAGTGCTGCTGGTGTAAGAGCAACAAACGACCTTCTTGAAGGAGCTACTGCCTGA